The following DNA comes from Octopus bimaculoides isolate UCB-OBI-ISO-001 chromosome 8, ASM119413v2, whole genome shotgun sequence.
NNNNNNNNNNNNNNNNNNNNNNNNNNNNNNNNNNNNNNNNNNNNNNNNNNNNNNNNNNNNNNNNNNNNNNNNNNNNNNNNNNNNNNNNNNNNNNNNNNNNNNNNNNNNNNNNNNNNNNNNNNNNNNNNNNNNNNNNNNNNNNNNNNNNNNNNNNNNNNNNNNNNNNNNNNNNNNNNNNNNNNNNNNNNNNNNNNNNNNNNNNNNNNNNNNNNNNNNNNNNNNNNNNNNNNNNNNNNNNNNNNNNNNNNNNNNNNNNNNNNNNNNNNNNNNNNNNNNNNNNNNNNNNNNNNNNNNNNNNNNNNNNNNNNNNNNNNNNNNNNNNNNNNNNNNNNNNNNNNNNNNNNNNNNNNNNNNNNNNNNNNNNNNNNNNNNNNNNNNNNNNNNNNNNNNNNNNNNNNNNNNNNNNNNNNNNNNNNNNNNNNNNNNNNNNNNNNNNNNNNNNNNNNNNNNNNNNNNNNNNNNNNNNNNNNNNNNNNNNNNNNNNNNNNNNNNNNNNNNNNNNNNNNNNNNNNNNNNNNNNNNNNNNNNNNNNNNNNNNNNNNNNNNNNNNNNNNNNNNNNNNNNNNNNNNNNNNNNNNNNNNNNNNNNNNNNNNNNNNNNNNNNNNNNNNNNNNNNNNNNNNNNNNNNNNNNNNNNNNNNNNNNNNNNNNNNNNNNNNNNNNNNNNNNNNNNNNNNNNNNNNNNNNNNNNNNNNNNNNNNNNNNNNNNNNNNNNNNNNNNNNNNNNNNNNNNNNNNNNNNNNNNNNNNNNNNNNNNNNNNNNNNNNNNNNNNNNNNNNNNNNNNNNNNNNNNNNNNNNNNNNNNNNNNNNNNNNNNNNNNNNNNNNNNNNNNNNNNNNNNNNNNNNNNNNNNNNNNNNNNNNNNNNNNNNNNNNNNNNNNNNNNNNNNNNNNNNNNNNNNNNNNNNNNNNNNNNNNNNNNNNNNNNNNNNNNNNNNNNNNNNNNNNNNNNNNNNNNNNNNNNNNNNNNNNNNNNNNNNNNNNNNNNNNNNNNNNNNNNNNNNNNNNNNNNNNNNNNNNNNNNNNNNNNNNNNNNNNNNNNNNNNNNNNNNNNNNNNNNNNNNNNNNNNNNNNNNNNNNNNNNNNNNNNNNNNNNNNNNNNNNNNNNNNNNNNNNNNNNNNNNNNNNNNNNNNNNNNNNNNNNNNNNNNNNNNNNNNNNNNNNNNNNNNNNNNNNNNNNNNNNNNNNNNNNNNNNNNNNNNNNNNNNNNNNNNNNNNNNNNNNNNNNNNNNNNNNNNNNNNNNNNNNNNNNNNNNNNNNNNNNNNNNNNNNNNNNNNNNNNNNNNNNNNNNNNNNNNNNNNNNNNNNNNNNNNNNNNNNNNNNNNNNNNNNNNNNNNNNNNNNNNNNNNNNNNNNNNNNNNNNNNNNNNNNNNNNNNNNNNNNNNNNNNNNNNNNNNNNNNNNNNNNNNNNNNNNNNNNNNNNNNNNNNNNNNNNNNNNNNNNNNNNNNNNNNNNNNNNNNNNNNNNNNNNNNNNNNNNNNNNNNNNNNNNNNNNNNNNNNNNNNNNNNNNNNNNNNNNNNNNNNNNNNNNNNNNNNNNNNNNNNNNNNNNNNNNNNNNNNNNNNNNNNNNNNNNNNNNNNNNNNNNNNNNNNNNNNNNNNNNNNNNNNNNNNNNNNNNNNNNNNNNNNNNNNNNNNNNNNNNNNNNNNNNNNNNNNNNNNNNNNNNNNNNNNNNNNNNNNNNNNNNNNNNNNNNNNNNNNNNNNNNNNNNNNNNNNNNNNNNNNNNNNNNNNNNNNNNNNNNNNNNNNNNNNNNNNNNNNNNNNNNNNNNNNNNNNNNNNNNNNNNNNNNNNNNNNNNNNNNNNNNNNNNNNNNNNNNNNNNNNNNNNNNNNNNNNNNNNNNNNNNNNNNNNNNNNNNNNNNNNNNNNNNNNNNNNNNNNNNNNNNNNNNNNNNNNNNNNNNNNNNNNNNNNNNNNNNNNNNNNNNNNNNNNNNNNNNNNNNNNNNNNNNNNNNNNNNNNNNNNNNNNNNNNNNNNNNNNNNNNNNNNNNNNNNNNNNNNNNNNNNNNNNNNNNNNNNNNNNNNNNNNNNNNNNNNNNNNNNNNNNNNNNNNNNNNNNNNNNNNNNNNNNNNNNNNNNNNNNNNNNNNNNNNNNNNNNNNNNNNNNNNNNNNNNNNNNNNNNNNNNNNNNNNNNNNNNNNNNNNNNNNNNNNNNNNNNNNNNNNNNNNNNNNNNNNNNNNNNNNNNNNNNNNNNNNNNNNNNNNNNNNNNNNNNNNNNNNNNNNNNNNNNNNNNNNNNNNNNNNNNNNNNNNNNNNNNNNNNNNNNNNNNNNNNNNNNNNNNNNNNNNNNNNNNNNNNNNNNNNNNNNNNNNNNNNNNNNNNNNNNNNNNNNNNNNNNNNNNNNNNNNNNNNNNNNNNNNNNNNNNNNNNNNNNNNNNNNNNNNNNNNNNNNNNNNNNNNNNNNNNNNNNNNNNNNNNNNNNNNNNNNNNNNNNNNNNNNNNNNNNNNNNNNNNNNNNNNNNNNNNNNNNNNNNNNNNNNNNNNNNNNNNNNNNNNNNNNNNNNNNNNNNNNNNNNNNNNNNNNNNNNNNNNNNNNNNNNNNNNNNNNNNNNNNNNNNNNNNNNNNNNNNNNNNNNNNNNNNNNNNNNNNNNNNNNNNNNNNNNNNNNNNNNNNNNNNNNNNNNNNNNNNNNNNNNNNNNNNNNNNNNNNNNNNNNNNNNNNNNNNNNNNNNNNNNNNNNNNNNNNNNNNNNNNNNNNNNNNNNNNNNNNNNNNNNNNNNNNNNNNNNNNNNNNNNNNNNNNNNNNNNNNNNNNNNNNNNNNNNNNNNNNNNNNNNNNNNNNNNNNNNNNNNNNNNNNNNNNNNNNNNNNNNNNNNNNNNNNNNNNNNNNNNNNNNNNNNNNNNNNNNNNNNNNNNNNNNNNNNNNNNNNNNNNNNNNNNNNNNNNNNNNNNNNNNNNNNNNNNNNNNNNNNNNNNNNNNNNNNNNNNNNNNNNNNNNNNNNNNNNNNNNNNNNNNNNNNNNNNNNNNNNNNNNNNNNNNNNNNNNNNNNNNNNNNNNNNNNNNNNNNNNNNNNNNNNNNNNNNNNNNNNNNNNNNNNNNNNNNNNNNNNNNNNNNNNNNNNNNNNNNNNNNNNNNNNNNNNNNNNNNNNNNNNNNNNNNNNNNNNNNNNNNNNNNNNNNNNNNNNNNNNNNNNNNNNNNNNNNNNNNNNNNNNNNNNNNNNNNNNNNNNNNNNNNNNNNNNNNNNNNNNNNNNNNNNNNNNNNNNNNNNNNNNNNNNNNNNNNNNNNNNNNNNNNNNNNNNNNNNNNNNNNNNNNNNNNNNNNNNNNNNNNNNNNNNNNNNNNNNNNNNNNNNNNNNNNNNNNNNNNNNNNNNNNNNNNNNNNNNNNNNNNNNNNNNNNNNNNNNNNNNNNNNNNNNNNNNNNNNNNNNNNNNNNNNNNNNNNNNNNNNNNNNNNNNNNNNNNNNNNNNNNNNNNNNNNNNNNNNNNNNNNNNNNNNNNNNNNNNNNNNNNNNNNNNNNNNNNNNNNNNNNNNNNNNNNNNNNNNNNNNNNNNNNNNNNNNNNNNNNNNNNNNNNNNNNNNNNNNNNNNNNNNNNNNNNNNNNNNNNNNNNNNNNNNNNNNNNNNNNNNNNNNNNNNNNNNNNNNNNNNNNNNNNNNNNNNNNNNNNNNNNNNNNNNNNNNNNNNNNNNNNNNNNNNNNNNNNNNNNNNNNNNNNNNNNNNNNNNNNNNNNNNNNNNNNNNNNNNNNNNNNNNNNNNNNNNNNNNNNNNNNNNNNNNNNNNNNNNNNNNNNNNNNNNNNNNNNNNNNNNNNNNNNNNNNNNNNNNNNNNNNNNNNNNNNNNNNNNNNNNNNNNNNNNNNNNNNNNNNNNNNNNNNNNNNNNNNNNNNNNNNNNNNNNNNNNNNNNNNNNNNNNNNNNNNNNNNNNNNNNNNNNNNNNNNNNNNNNNNNNNNNNNNNNNNNNNNNNNNNNNNNNNNNNNNNNNNNNNNNNNNNNNNNNNNNNNNNNNNNNNNNNNNNNNNNNNNNNNNNNNNNNNNNNNNNNNNNNNNNNNNNNNNNNNNNNNNNNNNNNNNNNNNNNNNNNNNNNNNNNNNNNNNNNNNNNNNNNNNNNNNNNNNNNNNNNNNNNNNNNNNNNNNNNNNNNNNNNNNNNNNNNNNNNNNNNNNNNNNNNNNNNNNNNNNNNNNNNNNNNNNNNNNNNNNNNNNNNNNNNNNNNNNNNNNNNNNNNNNNNNNNNNNNNNNNNNNNNNNNNNNNNNNNNNNNNNNNNNNNNNNNNNNNNNNNNNNNNNNNNNNNNNNNNNNNNNNNNNNNNNNNNNNNNNNNNNNNNNNNNNNNNNNNNNNNNNNNNNNNNNNNNNNNNNNNNNNNNNNNNNNNNNNNNNNNNNNNNNNNNNNNNNNNNNNNNNNNNNNNNNNNNNNNNNNNNNNNNNNNNNNNNNNNNNNNNNNNNNNNNNNNNNNNNNNNNNNNNNNNNNNNNNNNNNNNNNNNNNNNNNNNNNNNNNNNNNNNNNNNNNNNNNNNNNNNNNNNNNNNNNNNNNNNNNNNNNNNNNNNNNNNNNNNNNNNNNNNNNNNNNNNNNNNNNNNNNNNNNNNNNTGTGTAACacgttcgagtgtatgcgtaattattcaatatatgtacttactattttgttccatttctttttttatatagtttgtaaactttccggtgttggttttgcgtgtgtgatcgcacgtgtttcactgagacatcgtgcataggaggacctgtactttgtatggcagtaaaatttcattttttttaaataaaaaatatttttttaaaattatcttcgttaaaagactactttcttcaaatcttccaccggttcttttgcctaattccatcgatgttattggattagatttgtttttgtattattattatcattattattgagtcgTTTCACTTTCTTATAAGCGAGAATTTGTAAGAAGGCGTCCTGGAAAGCAAAACAACCCACGTTACACGacgaaaacagtgaagtttgaGAGTCAGAGTTGGATGCTTTGGAGATACATAAAAAGTGGTGTTTCTAGAAATTTCGTTAAAATTGACGGCAATTTGAATAGTGCTaaatacatccagttgctgaGGGAGAATTTGATACCATTCTTGGATTGAAGTGAGATTTTTCAACATGACGGAGTTCCATGTCACAGATCCCAtgcaacacaacagagtctgGCTGATAAAAGTTTTAACTTATTGAAAGATTGCCcagctcagagccctgacttaaatatcgtggagcaaatgtggacagaactaaagagaataGTTCGTCAGATGAATCCACGCAATCCTGAAGAGTTGTGGAAGCTCAACCACAGAGAATGGTATCTCAcacctgtgaagatggtgaaggatttgtatgCATTTCTCCGCAggcgcattgaagcaattattcaagctaagagAAGCtacacgaaatattaacaatgtacagtaacttcttcaAACggacattatgtaataaattttcactatagacatttttctgttttaacacACTGTATTTTGATTGGTTGATGTGAGGTGGCCGAAAAGTTTTGCATGGCcatcttcccctctcattcagaaccactactacaaaatataatgattaggtatagaaatgactccaacaggctcaatgtttcatctgtaaaaagcACAATGCGAAACATCTACTTATAAGTTGGTAATtcgtagaaatttacaatagtttaaagtggccgaaagacttttgcacggtactgtatatatgtatgtatgtatgtatgtatgtatgcatgcatgtatgtacgtatgtatgcatgcatgcatgtatcgatgtatgtatagTAAGTGTACTCTaattataatatatcataaaatttatTACTGAACATGCGTATCAGTTCATTACtgtatttgtttgttattgaATATTTGTATTTGGAAATCTGTACGTATTAGCAATTGGAAATTTCATGCTTTTTGGAAGTGCATTAGCGACATGACTGGAGTGAAATCATTTCCAatcgataaaaaatataaaaaaacagttCACAGTTGCTATTCCGTCCCTACTTTCCGCCAGCGAAATTATATACAGAAATTCTTTTAGTTACAATGTTAATATTTAAGAACTAGTTTTAAAAGATATCATTTATCATATTACTAttacaggaatttttttttttttaaacacaacttTAATTACTGTGGTAGTGAAATAACAATTTTAttagaaattgaagaaataccagcggaaatttattatatatgaaagtatataatatatgaaagtatataataGACTGAAAATTAGTAATTGCCTCTCAAATATCAGTTGGTTTTGGAGTGATAACATGTGACTCAGTGCTCTTACATAGTTATTGCATAGGCTTGCGAGCAATTTGGTAGGACTAGTTGAGTGTCAGCATAGGTGAATTAGATTCTGTCATTTTATGGCTTTTTTTTTAAGTTCAAGTCCAGCAAAGATCGGTCTTGCCTTTTCTCCTTTTTGTTCGttcttttggggttggtaaaataggAAACGGTCAAGTATTGATGTCGATTCGCACGATTATACTCCTCATACTTAAAACTTATTGAAATGacaatatttaagaaattattagtattctttcattatcttttaGTGGGAGAGAAAGACCCGTTTCAAGACCTTCGAGAAAGATGAGATGCAAATGTCCTTAAACTGGAAAAACCGACCCGAATGTTTGCAGCCAACAGAGAATGGATTCTGCTAAAAGCACCCACGGTGATAGTATTAAGCCGGTAGACAGGTGAAGTCTAGTAGCCAAGTAGGAcagcgggattcgaactcagaataatAAGCCGGAACGAATACTGTCTGTAGTTTTGCTGTTTTGTCAATCCAGCAacttaaattgttatatttttttttacatttttatcaattcTTTTTCATTAACTATTTTTGgtcaaaaaaatgaaaggaaaagtaagCTACGAAGCAGGGCAAGGGACGACAGTCAAGTGGTTGTAGACGACGGAAGCGATTTCCGCATTCGCCAACTCCGCCCAACTCTTCAGAGACAGCTTCCTCTCTGCCGTTTCAGCGTGAGACAGGCCACCCAGCTCATCACTTCACACCTAGATGAGGCGTAGACCGAGAAAAGGCGCTTGGCACCTGGAGCGTCGGCAAGCGCCAACAACCCTCTACCATCCAAGCAATGCGCTCGGAAGAAGTTCCACATTGGAGTTTTAAGAGATTAGTGACAGGGAAGAGAGACGACgtcctcagtgaaatttgaacttggaacacagAGAATAGGAACAAATATCATGAAGCACAGCTGTACGACGCGTCAAAGATTCTGTCAACATTGTTGTGAATCAGTGTAAGTAACAATTATCATAGTAAAGATATTggaatcaaatatttcaaaaagcaTTATGAATCGAAATGTACTCAACATTTGCTTTCTTCAAGGCtgctattttaattaatttatcaatcatTGACGAATGTAGATGTGTCGGAATTAGTTGACAATAATTAAAATGTTGCTTTGGAAAGATTCCTGTCTGAATACTTTGAATGGATTGgaagcagaaatataaaataagtgaTGAATTTCGAGAACTAAAACATGCTCCGTTACTAATTCAGAGTTGTAACGAAATAAATTCTAAGAATGAATATTCACTAGTGGTTAATTTCAGTAACCGACTATAAATTACCCCTAATTCAGTTCTGAAAAAaggttgatttattttttaatattttgtttctactAAATCAATTGCTGTTGATTTAATTGCCCTTCTGTCAAATTTCTGAGAGGATAATAATGGAAAGCGtgtaaaatgtaagaaataatctGGTTGCAGCGTTACAAAATCAAAAGCGCTTTGCTGTGGCATAATTTCCAAGCAGAACTTTTTAAGCCCGTCTTCATTGAATTCGTGATTATCTCGGGTggtaatacacgcacacacctgtTCACCAACTTTCTCATCCGGTATCGGAACCACAACTACGTCTTCTACACTAGGGTGATGACTGACATATTCCTCAACTTGTCTGATAGGTATCTTCACTGTTGACTTCTTAATAAAATCTGTATTTCTTCCGACTAGAAAAACATCACCCTCTGGTGTCATATAACCTATATCTGACATTGACAGCCAGCCATTTGTCGTTGTCGAATCGCCACTCAGGTTTACTTTAGCAATCCATTTATTTCGCGCTTGAATATTACCAACCTCTCCTATATTAACGGTTTTTCCGTTATCGTCAACAATTTTCAATTCTGTATCGGGAAAAGGCCTCCCTATCATTTTTGGAAGatgttcagaaatattttttttggtAAATACCCGTGAAGTTAAAAATGTAGCTTCACTACTTCCATAAACAATTTGTATATGCTCAGTAAAGTTTAAGGAATGCATTAACGATTCTTTTGTAAGCATATCTCCACCGGTAAAAATAGCTTTTGCGCGATGCCCACAGTCTCTGAGTAATTGTAGATGCTGTGGAAGAAGCCAGAGTACATTACAGCCTTCTTTTTTCCATATACTTTCAATAAACTCTAAGTTCTTAATGTCGTTTAGCATTTGAACATTTCCAGTTACATGGGTGGTTCCAAAAGTAAAAAACCCAAATGGATAGCCACCAATGTATATCATTGGACGAGTGTTGTACATTGTATCATCTGAGGTTATACTACTTGCATTCATGATATATACTGAGCAATTCAACCAGTTATAATGTGTGTGATAGATATTTTTAGGTCGGCCTGTAGTACCGGAAGTTTGGCAAATAAATGCGACGTCTTCTGGGTCCAAACTAGGTAAGTCAACTTGCTCACTGTCTATGATATTTAACATGAGTTTTGTGGCAGATAGAACGTTAGATGGGCAATATGTGTTGGATATATTAATGACAAACTTCAATTCCGGATATATTTCGCTAGTTACTTTACCGTTATCGGAAATTTGAGCAATTGTACAAAATTTATCCAATGAATCTTTTGAGTCAAATATTACCGCTTTGCATCCGGAAAACATGACATTAAAATCTCCTGAATTTAGATTCAGCCTCACTGAAACTGCTCCGGCCATAATAATTCCGATATCGTAGATTATGAGGTCTACACAGTTGGATATACATAAAGCGACGTGATCTCCTTTCTTAACGCCTAAATTAACAAGAGCTTTTGCAAACTTCACAGTACCGTCATACACctcttttctgaaaatatatatggagGGTAGAAGTGAGATAGTGCATATATCAAGGTATAGGTGAGATCTAACATCACCCTTTTTAATTACTCTTAATACTACTGGAAATATTATGCCTCATTAACTGATGGTTTCTCTCCCAAAGCCTCCAAATAGAATAAGAAACCCGAGATTATCTAAAAAGAAAACGGCTAACACTTTACAAATGAATgggaaaaaaacggaaaaataagaaatgaacaaCAAACtgtcagacagacggacagactgacagacaaatagattgattgattgattgattgattgattgattgacagatagaaggacggacggacggacagacagacagacagacagacagtcagacagacagacagacagacagacagatagatagatagatagatagatagatagatagatagatagatagatagatagaaagagacagacagatacagagataggcagatgaacagagagacagataggcagacgaagggacagacagacagatagatcgacagaGAGACAggcgcacaaacagacagacgcattgatagatagttagttagttagatagatagatagatagatagatagatagatagatagataaatagatagatagatagatagatagatagatagatagatagatagatagatagatagatggatagatagttacCGTGTCAATTGCTGTCGATcgtgtttttctttatatacaacAAATGCTAATTTGTCTGGCTGCTCTTCCGCTAAGCATCTTAGTTTCTCAGGAATCGTTTGCCAAACAGCTGGTATTCGACTTGGTTCATGGATATAACTTGTCATCTTGCTAACTACGAAGTCACCTGCACGAAATTCTAGAGTCAACAATGGACTTATTTTCCGATATTTCTTCTTGCCTTATTCGGGTCTGATCTTAATTCTTCTCTGTTTAATACAAATTTATCATTAGTTTTGATTATATAAGACACATTGAATCATTTAATTTCTATGAAAGAAAATGAGTGGTTAAAATTCTAGACCCACTTTACCTTATTTTGATGTatctttttatgttcagttactaTCGTTTTGATTGTTGTTCATGCACAAGAAATGCTGACGTAAACGCTACTCATTAAACTATGCTTGTTAGTTGTTACGAAGAAATCGTGATACTTTATGTCTAACCAACGAGTGATTCTCTATGAAGCTATTTATATTGTCTTATAAACTAAAacgatacattaaataatatatttacatataataatattttaaatattgagataattaaatatatataacatcatatattacttatataatgtataatatagttCTTTTCACTTGCTGGATCTG
Coding sequences within:
- the LOC106876100 gene encoding putative acyl-CoA synthetase YngI, translating into MTSYIHEPSRIPAVWQTIPEKLRCLAEEQPDKLAFVVYKEKHDRQQLTRKEVYDGTVKFAKALVNLGVKKGDHVALCISNCVDLIIYDIGIIMAGAVSVRLNLNSGDFNVMFSGCKAVIFDSKDSLDKFCTIAQISDNGKVTSEIYPELKFVINISNTYCPSNVLSATKLMLNIIDSEQVDLPSLDPEDVAFICQTSGTTGRPKNIYHTHYNWLNCSVYIMNASSITSDDTMYNTRPMIYIGGYPFGFFTFGTTHVTGNVQMLNDIKNLEFIESIWKKEGCNVLWLLPQHLQLLRDCGHRAKAIFTGGDMLTKESLMHSLNFTEHIQIVYGSSEATFLTSRVFTKKNISEHLPKMIGRPFPDTELKIVDDNGKTVNIGEVGNIQARNKWIAKVNLSGDSTTTNGWLSMSDIGYMTPEGDVFLVGRNTDFIKKSTVKIPIRQVEEYVSHHPSVEDVVVVPIPDEKVGEQVCACITTRDNHEFNEDGLKKFCLEIMPQQSAFDFVTLQPDYFLHFTRFPLLSSQKFDRRAIKSTAIDLVETKY